The nucleotide sequence TACACCGCTTTGACACTATCAACAGGCTGTCTCAACGGTGATGGTGATGAGGATATCCTCAGTGCCGTCAGTCAGGCTGTCACAGCTGTGAAATGCACAGAGGGTACTCCGCCGGCTGCTTTTGCTTGGTTTGTGATGGGCAGCGCCGGCCGAGGAGAGCATCTGCCAGGAAGTGACCAGGATCATGGCCTTGTATATGATCAAGATGATGAAGAGATCCAACGCTATTTTCTCGCTCTTGGCCGGGAAATCAGCGCTCAACTTGAACAGAAGGGATTTCCCTTATGTATAGGCCAAGTGATGAGTTCCAATCCAAGATGGTGTCGCTCCTTATCTGGCTGGGACCTCCAACTGCAAGAATGGTTGATGGAAGGGAGGTGGGAGTCATTACGTTATGTCCTGATCTTTATGGATGCCCGCACGCTTGTGGGCGACGCTCAGCTGGTCTATGATTTGAGAGAACGGGTGTATAGCTACTGCGCACAGAATCCCGCCATTTTGCTGCGTCTGTGGGAAAACACAGCATGGTTGAAGAAAGGGCTGGGTCTGTTCGGACAGTTTCTGACTGAGGAAAAAGGTCCTCATGCGGGGGCTATCAATCTAAAAGAAACTGGATTGTTTCCATATATTAATGCCGCACGCCTTTTGGCCATCAGAGAGAGTGTGCATGAAACCTCTACCGTCCTCCGCTTGGAACGTTTGTATGCACTTGCTTTATATGGATGGCTGGAAACATACCAGGCTTGCTTCAAGCGGCTCATGGCCTACCGCCAAAGAGCGGGGGTCACCAATCACCCTGGCTATATCAGGGTGACTGACCTCAGCCGTGAGGAGAAAAAAGAGTTGAAGCACCTGATAAGGAAAGGAGCTGAATTATACCGGCGTACGGGACAATGGTTAAAGAGAGGGACCGTGTGGTGAAGTTTCAAGCTGTTGCCTAGAGGATGAAACAATTGTCGGAAAGGGTGGGTTCACATCTCTATGCCGCTCTCAGCAGCAGAGAAAAGAGAGAGGTGTGGCCGCAAGCCAGCTTTTTACGCCAGCTTGAAAAGGAGCTGCGGGAGGAGAACTACTTAAAACGGCCCCTGAACGAACTGCCTGTGGTCGTCTTTGATGTGGAGACGACAGGATTTTTTCCTGAACAAGGGGATCGCATCCTGTCCATAGGAGCGGTGCGTGCCGTTGGCCAGCACATTCTGGAAGAGGAT is from Caldalkalibacillus thermarum and encodes:
- a CDS encoding DUF294 nucleotidyltransferase-like domain-containing protein, with the protein product MTKSAVTAHQQLKAGKYTALTLSTGCLNGDGDEDILSAVSQAVTAVKCTEGTPPAAFAWFVMGSAGRGEHLPGSDQDHGLVYDQDDEEIQRYFLALGREISAQLEQKGFPLCIGQVMSSNPRWCRSLSGWDLQLQEWLMEGRWESLRYVLIFMDARTLVGDAQLVYDLRERVYSYCAQNPAILLRLWENTAWLKKGLGLFGQFLTEEKGPHAGAINLKETGLFPYINAARLLAIRESVHETSTVLRLERLYALALYGWLETYQACFKRLMAYRQRAGVTNHPGYIRVTDLSREEKKELKHLIRKGAELYRRTGQWLKRGTVW
- a CDS encoding exonuclease domain-containing protein; amino-acid sequence: MSERVGSHLYAALSSREKREVWPQASFLRQLEKELREENYLKRPLNELPVVVFDVETTGFFPEQGDRILSIGAVRAVGQHILEED